A genomic region of Carassius carassius chromosome 27, fCarCar2.1, whole genome shotgun sequence contains the following coding sequences:
- the calm1b gene encoding calmodulin-1b, translated as MADQLTEEQIAEFKEAFSLFDKDGDGTITTKELGTVMRSLGQNPTEAELQDMINEVDADGNGTIDFPEFLTMMARKMKDTDSEEEIREAFRVFDKDGNGYISAAELRHVMTNLGEKLTDEEVDEMIREADIDGDGQVNYEEFVQMMTAK; from the exons GCCGACCAGTTAACAGAGGAGCAGATTGCAG AATTCAAGGAGGCGTTCTCCTTATTCGACAAGGATGGAGACGGCACCATCACGACCAAAGAGCTGGGCACAGTGATGCGGTCACTGGGGCAGAACCCCACGGAGGCAGAGCTGCAGGACATGATCAATGAGGTGGACGCTGATG GAAATGGAACCATAGATTTCCCAGAGTTCTTGACGATGATGGCCAGGAAAATGAAGGACACAGACAGCGAGGAAGAAATCCGCGAGGCCTTTCGGGTATTTGACAAG GATGGTAATGGCTACATCAGTGCTGCAGAGTTGCGTCACGTCATGACAAACCTCGGCGAGAAGCTGACAGATGAAGAGGTTGATGAGATGATCAGAGAAGCCGACATAGATGGTGATGGTCAGGTCAACTATGAAG AATTTGTACAGATGATGACCGCCAAGTGA